From the genome of Kaistella daneshvariae, one region includes:
- a CDS encoding 3-phosphoshikimate 1-carboxyvinyltransferase, whose translation MQLEKSILKDNETVEISGSKSISNRLLILNQLYDNLIIENLSTSQDTQLLQAALESSNETIDVHHAGTAMRFLTSYFAIQRGKTTILTGSERMKERPIKFLVDALRDLGAEISYLENEGFPPLKITGKKLQKNTVSIPAHVSSQFISSLMLIGAKLENGLKINLVGEITSRPYLEMTLKLLRTIGITTEWNDQTIEIYAGDLSEKDPQTIKIHTESDWSSASYYYSLAAIGRKSINLKSFRPYSLQGDSVIKEIYWTYFGVNTISEGAESKISLLPENSFILPEKIEINMNDCPDIAQTLCVTATALQIPFEITGLSTLKVKETDRLVALKNELFKIGCICDITDDSIASVKFFEANDHIFIETYNDHRMAMSFAPFCLIKPLEIKNASVVEKSYPDFWKDFRQVLQ comes from the coding sequence ATGCAACTGGAAAAATCAATTTTAAAAGACAATGAAACCGTTGAAATCAGCGGTTCGAAAAGTATTTCAAACCGTCTCCTCATCCTTAATCAGTTATACGATAACTTGATTATTGAAAACCTTTCAACTTCGCAGGACACACAGCTTTTGCAAGCCGCGCTGGAAAGTTCAAATGAAACTATTGATGTTCACCACGCCGGCACCGCGATGCGTTTTTTAACGTCCTACTTCGCCATTCAACGAGGAAAAACCACCATTTTAACCGGTTCCGAACGCATGAAAGAGCGCCCAATAAAGTTTCTGGTGGATGCGCTGCGCGATTTGGGTGCGGAAATTTCTTACCTCGAAAATGAAGGTTTTCCGCCTTTAAAAATTACCGGCAAAAAGCTGCAAAAAAATACGGTCTCCATTCCCGCGCACGTTTCCAGCCAGTTTATTTCGTCTTTAATGCTTATCGGCGCGAAACTGGAAAACGGTTTGAAAATAAATTTGGTTGGCGAAATTACTTCGCGGCCTTATTTAGAAATGACCTTAAAATTGTTGCGGACCATAGGAATTACGACGGAATGGAATGACCAAACGATTGAAATCTATGCCGGAGATTTAAGTGAAAAAGATCCGCAAACCATCAAAATTCACACGGAAAGCGACTGGAGCTCGGCGTCCTATTATTATTCGCTTGCGGCGATTGGTCGCAAAAGCATCAATTTGAAATCTTTTCGCCCCTATTCTTTGCAGGGCGATTCTGTAATTAAAGAAATTTACTGGACGTATTTCGGCGTAAACACCATTTCCGAAGGCGCTGAAAGCAAAATTTCACTCCTTCCGGAAAATTCTTTCATTTTGCCCGAAAAAATTGAAATCAATATGAACGACTGCCCGGACATTGCGCAAACTCTGTGTGTGACGGCGACCGCTCTGCAAATTCCTTTTGAAATCACGGGGCTTTCCACATTAAAAGTTAAAGAAACCGACAGATTGGTGGCTTTAAAAAATGAACTTTTCAAAATTGGCTGTATCTGCGACATCACGGATGACTCCATCGCTTCCGTAAAATTTTTCGAGGCAAATGACCATATTTTTATCGAAACGTACAATGATCACCGCATGGCGATGAGTTTTGCACCTTTTTGTCTTATTAAACCACTTGAAATAAAAAACGCCAGCGTGGTGGAAAAATCCTACCCTGATTTCTGGAAAGATTTTCGCCAGGTTTTGCAATAA
- a CDS encoding nucleotide pyrophosphohydrolase — MEITKLQNEVDDWIKTVGVRYFNELTNMAMLTEEVGEVARIIARRFGEQSEKESDKTKDLGEELADVLFVTLCLANQTGTDLQEAFDRKMKSKTERDKERHQNNNKLK, encoded by the coding sequence ATGGAAATCACCAAACTACAGAACGAAGTTGATGACTGGATAAAAACCGTTGGTGTCCGCTATTTCAATGAGTTGACAAACATGGCGATGCTGACTGAAGAAGTGGGCGAAGTTGCGCGGATTATTGCGCGCAGATTTGGTGAACAAAGCGAAAAAGAATCTGATAAAACGAAAGATTTAGGTGAAGAACTGGCAGATGTACTTTTCGTGACTTTATGCCTGGCCAACCAAACTGGCACGGATTTACAGGAAGCTTTCGACCGAAAAATGAAAAGCAAAACCGAGCGTGACAAAGAGCGTCATCAAAACAATAATAAACTAAAATAA